In the genome of Oxalobacter aliiformigenes, one region contains:
- a CDS encoding Maf family nucleotide pyrophosphatase codes for MFSDTSVPIVLASSSQYRKELLARLGLPFITCSPDIDESPLPDETPGETGLRLACLKAVTVGKQFPDAIVIGSDQVAECEGEQIGKPGSFGKALEQLKKMRGKKVIFHTALCVRNGHDRNPDDTIQKDIVKTTVVFRDLPDDELSAYLKIEEPYDCAGSAKNEALGIVLLEKIESDDPTALTGLPLITLTTMLRRCGINFFPANKHE; via the coding sequence ATGTTTTCCGACACTTCCGTCCCGATTGTTCTCGCTTCTTCATCACAATACCGCAAGGAATTGCTTGCCCGGCTTGGTCTGCCTTTCATCACGTGCAGTCCGGATATCGATGAATCCCCCCTGCCTGACGAAACACCTGGCGAAACAGGTTTGAGACTGGCTTGCCTGAAAGCCGTTACAGTCGGGAAACAATTTCCCGATGCAATCGTCATCGGTTCTGACCAGGTGGCCGAATGTGAGGGAGAGCAAATCGGAAAACCCGGCTCGTTCGGAAAAGCCCTGGAACAACTGAAAAAAATGCGCGGGAAAAAAGTGATTTTCCATACCGCTCTTTGTGTCCGGAACGGACATGACAGAAATCCGGATGATACGATACAAAAAGATATTGTGAAAACAACGGTCGTTTTTCGTGATCTGCCAGATGACGAACTTTCAGCATATCTGAAGATCGAGGAACCATACGACTGTGCAGGCAGCGCGAAAAACGAAGCGCTTGGCATTGTTTTACTTGAAAAAATCGAAAGCGACGATCCCACGGCATTGACCGGATTGCCTCTGATCACCCTGACAACCATGTTGCGCCGTTGCGGCATCAATTTTTTTCCGGCAAACAAACATGAATAA
- a CDS encoding SAM-dependent methyltransferase — protein MNKGTLYLIPNTLGGSSDTTPLSCIIPESSGQITASLDYFIAENAKSARAHLKRISEIHPLKKPLQQIRMAELNVRTDKAAFPELLAPLLEGQDAGLISEAGVPAVADPGAGLVRLAHEKGIAVKPLVGPSSLLLALMASGLNGQSFAFNGYLPTDSEQRQRRIRSLEERSRHEKQTQIFIETPYRNEALLKAFCTACRPGTLLCIATDLTLAGESVRTLPVSSWKKRLEKGQIPDFQRKPSVFLFLADK, from the coding sequence ATGAATAAAGGCACCCTTTACCTGATTCCGAACACACTCGGAGGATCCTCCGACACAACACCGTTATCCTGTATCATTCCGGAATCATCGGGGCAAATAACGGCTTCGCTGGATTATTTCATCGCTGAAAATGCAAAATCCGCACGCGCCCATCTGAAAAGAATATCGGAAATCCATCCTTTGAAGAAACCGCTTCAGCAAATAAGAATGGCCGAACTGAACGTCAGAACAGATAAAGCCGCTTTTCCTGAATTGTTGGCCCCTCTTCTGGAAGGACAAGATGCAGGCCTGATCTCGGAAGCAGGCGTACCCGCTGTCGCCGATCCAGGAGCCGGTCTTGTCAGACTGGCTCATGAAAAAGGCATTGCGGTCAAGCCACTTGTCGGCCCTTCCTCATTACTGCTTGCCTTGATGGCCAGTGGACTGAACGGGCAAAGTTTCGCCTTTAACGGTTATCTGCCAACCGACAGTGAACAGCGCCAGCGGCGGATACGTTCACTGGAAGAGCGGTCACGGCATGAAAAACAGACTCAGATATTCATTGAAACTCCCTATCGGAACGAGGCGCTTTTAAAAGCATTCTGCACGGCGTGTCGCCCCGGAACCCTGCTCTGTATCGCAACCGACCTGACCCTGGCAGGCGAATCAGTACGGACGTTACCGGTCTCGTCATGGAAGAAACGGCTTGAAAAGGGACAAATACCGGATTTTCAGAGAAAACCCTCTGTTTTTCTGTTTCTGGCAGATAAATGA
- a CDS encoding 23S rRNA (adenine(2030)-N(6))-methyltransferase RlmJ translates to MFSYRHAFHAGNHADVLKHVVLIQVLLYTCQKETPFFYIDTHAGGGIYSLRGHEAKKHAEFQSGIGKLWKEKAAPKPVEDYLRLIRSMNPDGALNVYPGSPCIADIILRHHDKLRLFELHPSEIQILERNILQLARKKQAGGYSLPVRGKRTIVEKKDGFSALKSLLPPPSRRAVILMDPPYEDKSDYQKVTDALKDALKRFSTGTYLIWYPLLQRMESQRFAGRLKRAISQEWLNVTLSTGAPVPDGSGFVSSGMFVVNPPWKLAETLRETLPYLVTLLHKDQGACFTVETGENNS, encoded by the coding sequence ATGTTCAGTTATCGACACGCTTTTCATGCCGGCAATCATGCCGATGTTTTGAAACACGTCGTGCTGATACAGGTTTTGCTTTATACCTGTCAGAAAGAAACCCCTTTTTTTTATATCGATACCCATGCAGGTGGCGGAATATATTCCTTGCGGGGGCATGAAGCGAAAAAACATGCCGAGTTTCAGTCCGGGATCGGCAAATTGTGGAAAGAAAAAGCCGCTCCGAAACCCGTTGAGGATTATCTGCGACTGATCCGGTCGATGAATCCGGACGGGGCGCTGAATGTTTATCCCGGGTCGCCTTGTATTGCCGATATCATTTTGCGCCATCATGACAAGTTGCGTCTGTTTGAATTGCATCCGTCAGAAATACAGATACTGGAGAGGAATATTTTGCAGCTGGCCAGAAAAAAACAGGCTGGAGGATATTCATTGCCGGTTCGTGGAAAAAGAACGATTGTTGAAAAAAAAGACGGATTTTCCGCATTGAAATCGTTGTTGCCACCTCCTTCGAGAAGGGCGGTGATTCTGATGGATCCTCCTTATGAAGACAAATCGGACTATCAGAAGGTAACCGATGCGCTGAAAGATGCACTGAAACGTTTTTCAACGGGCACTTACCTGATATGGTATCCGCTGCTTCAGAGGATGGAATCACAACGGTTTGCCGGCAGGCTCAAGCGTGCGATATCACAGGAATGGCTGAATGTCACATTGAGTACAGGGGCTCCGGTGCCGGATGGTTCGGGTTTCGTCTCAAGTGGCATGTTTGTGGTCAATCCGCCCTGGAAACTGGCGGAGACCCTGAGGGAGACATTGCCATATCTTGTCACTTTGCTGCACAAGGATCAGGGAGCGTGTTTCACTGTTGAAACCGGAGAGAATAACTCGTGA
- a CDS encoding LysR family transcriptional regulator, with product MDIRQLRYFCAIAEEGQISRAAQRLHIAQPPLSYQLKLLEEELGVRLIDRNTRSLSLTRAGHIFYQRAEQILGMLHAAADEVKDIEFGVNGVLAIGSPPAIGNLYMPEKIRRFHEDYPHVRFQWREGNTFRILELLESDLIEFGIVRLPVPAGSYEMKPLLTESWVVVTRKDDPKWQDKSSLVLEELSDVPLILMHRQAGIYCHDMVVDEMKAKGISVDIVCESDNISAILALVEKELGIAILPESTLSVRPSEDFHKMSIAGCLLQSASAIIWKKEKRLSRAAKLFLELF from the coding sequence ATGGACATTCGTCAGCTCAGGTATTTTTGTGCTATTGCGGAAGAAGGGCAGATCAGTCGGGCGGCACAAAGATTGCACATTGCGCAGCCACCGTTGAGTTATCAGCTGAAGCTGCTTGAAGAAGAACTGGGGGTCAGGCTGATTGACCGGAATACACGAAGTCTGTCTCTGACCCGGGCCGGACATATTTTTTATCAACGGGCCGAACAGATATTGGGAATGTTGCATGCGGCAGCAGATGAAGTAAAGGATATTGAATTCGGTGTTAACGGAGTATTGGCGATCGGCAGTCCGCCGGCGATCGGAAATTTGTATATGCCGGAAAAAATCAGGCGTTTCCATGAAGATTATCCTCATGTCCGTTTCCAATGGCGGGAAGGAAATACTTTCAGGATACTCGAACTTCTGGAGTCCGATCTTATTGAGTTTGGTATTGTCAGGTTGCCTGTTCCGGCAGGCTCTTACGAAATGAAGCCGTTGCTGACGGAGTCGTGGGTTGTCGTTACCCGTAAAGACGATCCGAAATGGCAGGATAAAAGCAGTCTGGTTCTGGAGGAACTTTCCGATGTTCCATTGATATTGATGCATCGCCAGGCCGGTATCTATTGTCATGATATGGTTGTCGATGAAATGAAAGCCAAGGGTATTTCCGTCGATATTGTTTGTGAGAGTGACAATATTTCGGCCATTCTGGCACTTGTCGAGAAAGAACTCGGCATCGCCATATTGCCGGAGTCAACCCTGTCGGTACGACCTTCGGAAGATTTTCACAAGATGTCGATTGCCGGGTGTCTGCTTCAGTCAGCCTCGGCCATTATCTGGAAAAAAGAAAAGCGTCTGTCCAGAGCGGCCAAACTTTTTCTGGAACTGTTTTAG
- a CDS encoding 2-dehydropantoate 2-reductase produces the protein MKICIFGAGAIGGYLAVELALAGNDVCVIARGAHLDAIRKNGLTLLINGQEKNARIPASDNPADFGPQDYVICALKAHQSYESAAQFAPLLGPDTAMVTAMNGIPWWYFYKEGGKFEGRHLESVDAGARQWNLIGPERAIGCVVDPACEVIAPGIIEHHEFNRFILGEPDGSESDRVKTLSEIMKAAHFDAPIRNAIRWNVWLKLWGNVCFNPISALTHATLDQITSGALREICKKAIYETKAVTEALNVFIPEEMIERRLNVAGKAIGHKMSMLQDLERHRSMEIDALVTAVQELGRLTDVPTPTVDILLALVQERGRQAGLY, from the coding sequence ATGAAAATCTGTATATTCGGTGCAGGTGCAATTGGTGGTTATCTGGCTGTTGAACTGGCTCTGGCAGGAAACGATGTCTGCGTCATCGCACGTGGCGCCCATCTGGATGCCATCCGGAAAAACGGATTGACACTTCTGATCAACGGCCAGGAAAAAAACGCTAGAATTCCCGCAAGCGACAACCCGGCCGATTTCGGCCCGCAGGATTACGTCATTTGCGCCTTGAAAGCACACCAGTCATATGAATCAGCCGCTCAATTCGCCCCGCTTCTCGGACCGGATACCGCAATGGTGACAGCAATGAACGGGATTCCCTGGTGGTACTTTTACAAAGAAGGCGGCAAATTCGAAGGACGGCATCTTGAATCCGTCGATGCCGGTGCCAGACAATGGAATCTGATCGGACCTGAACGTGCGATCGGTTGCGTCGTTGATCCGGCCTGTGAAGTCATTGCACCGGGCATTATTGAACACCATGAATTCAACCGTTTCATTCTCGGTGAACCGGACGGAAGCGAATCGGACCGCGTCAAGACATTATCGGAAATCATGAAAGCCGCCCATTTCGATGCCCCGATCCGTAATGCCATCCGCTGGAACGTCTGGCTCAAACTGTGGGGAAACGTCTGTTTCAATCCAATCAGCGCATTGACTCATGCCACACTGGACCAGATCACCTCCGGCGCCTTGCGCGAAATCTGCAAAAAGGCAATTTACGAAACCAAAGCGGTAACAGAAGCACTGAATGTTTTCATTCCGGAGGAAATGATAGAAAGACGGCTAAATGTCGCGGGCAAGGCAATCGGTCACAAAATGTCGATGCTGCAGGATCTTGAAAGACATCGTTCCATGGAAATTGACGCACTCGTCACAGCAGTACAGGAATTGGGACGTTTGACTGATGTACCGACACCAACCGTCGATATTCTCCTGGCACTCGTTCAGGAAAGAGGCAGACAGGCCGGTCTTTACTGA
- a CDS encoding tetratricopeptide repeat protein has translation MNIPTVIKDPDIPLHSITRAFVSIVFSFAIACFAGDSFADDFTDAVRSFKNQQYRQALSLFEEGASKQDPRSEYALGLLYQNGVIVKKDTRHGLELITKAANHGFARAQNYLGVLYFEGNGVEQNPETAFKWYGKAAVQNLPDAEYNLGVMYAQGKGTRQDFSEAIKWLRKAAMHQLPEAQYGLGVMYSRGLGVVKNDEQSAYWFGKAARQGYLKAENKMGVLYTEGTGVEKNDAKAVHWFTRAAEKGYDKAQYNLGIMYESGKGTKADEARAIDWFRKAAAQGNSNAQKKLKTLRGRS, from the coding sequence ATGAACATCCCGACTGTTATCAAGGATCCGGACATTCCCTTGCATTCCATAACACGAGCCTTTGTATCGATCGTTTTTTCTTTCGCCATAGCCTGTTTTGCGGGTGATTCATTTGCAGACGACTTCACCGATGCTGTCCGTTCCTTTAAAAACCAGCAATACCGGCAGGCGCTCTCTTTATTTGAAGAAGGCGCCAGCAAACAGGATCCCCGTTCGGAATATGCTCTCGGACTCCTCTATCAAAACGGTGTCATCGTCAAAAAAGACACCCGACATGGACTCGAACTTATCACAAAAGCGGCAAATCATGGTTTCGCCAGGGCTCAAAATTATCTGGGAGTTCTTTATTTTGAAGGAAATGGTGTCGAACAGAACCCGGAAACCGCTTTTAAATGGTACGGTAAGGCGGCTGTACAGAACCTTCCTGATGCCGAATACAATCTGGGCGTGATGTACGCTCAGGGAAAGGGAACACGACAGGATTTCAGCGAAGCGATCAAATGGCTCCGCAAGGCGGCCATGCATCAACTGCCTGAAGCCCAATACGGTTTGGGTGTCATGTACAGCAGAGGTCTCGGCGTCGTCAAAAACGATGAACAATCCGCCTACTGGTTTGGCAAGGCTGCCAGACAGGGATATCTGAAAGCCGAAAATAAAATGGGTGTTCTTTATACTGAAGGCACAGGTGTCGAGAAAAATGATGCCAAGGCTGTTCACTGGTTCACGCGTGCCGCGGAAAAAGGATACGACAAGGCCCAATACAATCTGGGCATCATGTATGAAAGCGGAAAGGGAACGAAAGCTGATGAAGCCAGAGCAATTGACTGGTTCCGCAAAGCAGCAGCCCAAGGAAACAGCAATGCCCAGAAAAAACTGAAAACGCTGCGTGGAAGATCCTGA
- a CDS encoding uroporphyrinogen-III C-methyltransferase yields MNSSTDPVPQDSHELLIKMQRRLHFLAWISGVIGILFIVHLVYSHTEINGLRSELARRLRTGDDISKEAKMVAETTQEMVAGLQSKVDALENLQMETQSQQVSLSQMYQELSRSRDDWSLIEIEQILTTANRQLQLTGNIRGALIALENADRTLARSGKPRFGAIRRAIEKDIERLRSVPDVDVSEQVLKLDAIIEKVDSLPLVSDSRPPDCPEKAKQNTLYRYEFSASPSDWGPATVTAWNSWVDDIRRELQTLVRVQKIANPDALMLSPSQTVYVRENLKFRLLSSRLSLLSRSAYSLKEDIETMIVMLDRYFDASSEQVQTVKVALKEIEASDISVDIPELTESLAAIQGYRQEN; encoded by the coding sequence ATGAATTCTTCCACTGATCCCGTACCGCAGGATAGTCATGAGTTGCTGATAAAAATGCAGCGACGGTTGCATTTTCTGGCCTGGATTTCCGGGGTGATCGGAATATTGTTCATCGTTCATCTTGTGTATTCCCATACTGAAATAAACGGCTTGCGCTCCGAGTTGGCACGCCGTTTGCGAACAGGGGATGACATCAGTAAGGAAGCGAAGATGGTGGCGGAAACGACACAGGAGATGGTGGCAGGCTTGCAGTCGAAAGTTGATGCCCTGGAAAATCTGCAGATGGAGACGCAGAGCCAACAGGTGTCTCTTTCACAGATGTACCAGGAACTTTCACGCAGCAGGGATGACTGGTCTCTCATCGAAATCGAACAGATTCTGACTACAGCAAACCGGCAATTGCAATTGACCGGGAATATCCGTGGCGCTTTGATCGCGCTGGAAAATGCTGACCGGACGCTGGCACGTTCAGGAAAGCCCCGGTTTGGTGCGATACGGAGGGCTATCGAAAAAGATATTGAACGCTTGAGATCTGTTCCGGATGTCGATGTGTCAGAGCAGGTGTTGAAACTGGATGCCATTATTGAAAAGGTGGACAGTCTGCCTCTGGTTTCCGATAGCCGGCCACCAGACTGTCCGGAAAAGGCGAAACAGAATACTTTATACCGGTATGAATTCTCCGCTTCCCCTTCGGATTGGGGGCCGGCAACAGTAACGGCATGGAACAGCTGGGTTGACGATATAAGGCGTGAATTGCAAACGCTGGTCCGGGTTCAAAAAATCGCGAATCCCGATGCCTTGATGCTTTCTCCGTCGCAAACTGTTTATGTGAGAGAAAATCTGAAATTTCGTCTTTTAAGTTCACGTCTGTCGCTTCTTTCCCGTTCTGCCTATTCCCTGAAAGAAGATATTGAAACCATGATTGTCATGCTGGATCGTTATTTCGATGCTTCTTCAGAACAGGTGCAAACTGTCAAGGTTGCCTTGAAAGAAATCGAGGCCAGCGATATTTCTGTTGATATTCCTGAATTGACGGAAAGCCTTGCGGCGATACAAGGTTATCGGCAGGAAAACTGA
- a CDS encoding heme biosynthesis HemY N-terminal domain-containing protein — protein MRFLLWILGLFVSAVGLAVVVRSSYGNVVFFWPPYRIDLSLNFFLLLLLFFYVLLFLVIKAIHLACKFPSEITAYRNRKKESESNQALKESLKAFFEGQFIQSGKMAEKAMEWEYNRACAAMIAAYAFHALRLPGRRDMFLETAERDPLFGTACRVTQAKWLIDDHKPLDALKVIDRLNAEGIQYLYLQQMSLEANRLAGNWSAVVELVHSLEPGRILPETVAGLLEKQACENILSVSAQDIETVKTIWKAVPADWQKKPSIALRAARIFYHAGLLDESRNIMTRALHADWDADLMCAYSEFSSEKNPVDLEKRIECCLQWEENYSIHPQWMLALGELYYRQNDFERARFYFERTLEKQPESFLLSRTHFLLAQLCEKSGQSEQAAYHYRESSLVIQTESVLIAGQQE, from the coding sequence ATGCGTTTTCTTCTCTGGATACTGGGTCTTTTCGTTTCTGCTGTCGGTCTGGCAGTTGTTGTGCGTTCCAGCTATGGAAATGTCGTTTTTTTCTGGCCGCCCTATCGTATCGATTTATCGCTGAATTTTTTTCTGTTGCTGTTGTTGTTTTTTTACGTTCTTCTGTTTCTCGTCATCAAGGCAATTCATCTGGCCTGTAAATTTCCATCGGAAATAACGGCTTACCGTAACCGGAAAAAGGAAAGTGAAAGTAATCAGGCGTTGAAGGAATCGCTTAAGGCATTTTTTGAAGGTCAGTTCATACAGTCCGGGAAAATGGCCGAAAAAGCGATGGAATGGGAATATAACAGGGCTTGTGCCGCAATGATTGCTGCGTATGCCTTTCACGCCTTGCGGCTTCCCGGTCGACGCGATATGTTTCTGGAAACAGCTGAACGTGACCCATTATTTGGGACAGCTTGTCGGGTTACGCAGGCGAAATGGCTGATTGATGACCATAAACCGCTTGATGCTTTGAAGGTAATAGACCGATTGAATGCTGAAGGGATACAGTATTTGTATCTGCAACAGATGTCGTTGGAAGCGAACCGGTTGGCAGGGAACTGGAGTGCAGTCGTGGAACTTGTCCATTCACTTGAACCCGGTCGGATATTGCCGGAAACGGTCGCCGGACTGTTGGAAAAACAGGCCTGTGAAAACATTCTTTCAGTGTCTGCACAGGATATCGAAACGGTCAAGACAATCTGGAAAGCTGTTCCGGCGGACTGGCAAAAGAAGCCATCAATTGCTCTTCGTGCAGCCAGGATCTTTTATCATGCAGGATTGCTCGATGAGAGCAGAAACATAATGACCCGGGCGCTGCATGCAGACTGGGATGCAGATCTGATGTGTGCCTACAGCGAATTTTCTTCAGAAAAAAATCCAGTTGATCTGGAAAAAAGAATTGAATGTTGCCTGCAGTGGGAAGAAAATTATTCCATCCATCCGCAGTGGATGCTTGCGCTTGGCGAGTTGTATTACAGACAGAACGATTTTGAACGGGCACGATTTTATTTTGAAAGGACATTGGAGAAACAGCCGGAATCATTCTTGTTGTCGAGAACCCATTTTTTGCTGGCGCAGCTTTGTGAAAAAAGCGGGCAGTCTGAACAGGCAGCTTATCATTACAGGGAATCCTCTCTGGTCATTCAGACCGAATCGGTTCTGATAGCCGGACAGCAGGAATGA
- the acnA gene encoding aconitate hydratase AcnA, with translation MSHVFKNTVKTFPVLNQKQGHFYSIPALGKELGLDLSRLPVSIRIVLESVLRNCDGKKITEEHVRQLANWKPEEERSNEIPFVVARVILQDFTGIPLLVDLAAMRNVAVRTGKNPKKIEPLVPVDLVVDHSVQIDYFRREDALDLNMKLEFDRNRERYQFMKWGMQAFDTFGVVPPGFGIVHQVNMEYLARGVHRRDCPELGEIYYPDTLVGTDSHTTMINGVGVVGWGVGGIEAEAGMLGQPVYFLTPDVIGMHLTGKLKEGCTATDLVLTITERLRKEKVVGKFVEFFGEGAASLSATDRATIANMAPEYGATIGFFPVDEATISYFRNTGRTDEEVSALESYFRAQEMFGIPKAGQIDYTRVVELDLGSVTASVAGPRRPQDRIELGNLKSRFTELFSLPVSDGGFNKKPSDLPNTYKTSDNVELHNGDILIAAITSCTNTSNPAVLLAAGLLAKKAVEAGLGVSPHIKTSLAPGSRIVTGYLEKAGLLPYLEKLGFNVAAYGCTTCIGNAGDLTPAMNEAIVKNDVVAAAVLSGNRNFEARIHPNIRANFLASPPLVVAYAIAGNVMRDLTTEPLGKGSNGKDIYLKDIWPTSHEVAELVSLALDATSFRKNYGDIKTAPGELWQKISGFATGDVYDWPQSTYIAEPPFFNDFVMEAGPASAHINGARALAIFGDSITTDHISPAGSIQEKSPAGQWLLEHGISRQDFNSFGSRRGNHEVMMRGTFGNVRIKNLMLPIAADGSRREGGFTLYQPGGEVMPIFDAAMRYQQEKIPTIVIGGEEYGTGSSRDWAAKGTQLLGVRAVIARSFERIHRSNLVGMAVLPLQFTGNDSAATLELRGDETFDLLGLDDIQPLQNVTLVIHRADGSTRNVPLLLRIDTPIEVDYFRHGGILPYVLRQLLAN, from the coding sequence ATGTCTCACGTCTTCAAGAATACCGTTAAAACATTCCCCGTCCTCAATCAGAAACAAGGCCATTTTTATTCCATCCCTGCCTTGGGCAAGGAACTGGGACTGGATTTGTCCCGTTTACCTGTTTCCATCCGTATCGTTCTTGAATCAGTTCTCCGCAATTGTGACGGCAAGAAAATCACGGAAGAACACGTTCGTCAGCTTGCGAACTGGAAACCCGAAGAAGAACGCAGTAATGAAATTCCTTTTGTCGTTGCCCGCGTCATCCTGCAAGACTTTACGGGAATTCCACTGCTTGTCGATCTGGCAGCCATGAGAAATGTGGCGGTTCGTACCGGAAAAAATCCGAAAAAAATTGAACCGCTGGTTCCTGTTGATCTGGTCGTCGATCACTCTGTCCAGATCGATTATTTCCGCCGCGAAGACGCTCTTGACCTCAACATGAAACTGGAATTCGATCGTAATCGGGAACGTTACCAGTTCATGAAATGGGGAATGCAGGCCTTCGATACTTTCGGTGTCGTGCCTCCGGGATTCGGTATCGTGCATCAGGTGAACATGGAATACCTTGCACGTGGCGTCCACAGACGGGACTGTCCGGAGCTGGGCGAAATCTACTATCCGGACACACTGGTCGGTACGGATTCCCATACGACCATGATCAATGGCGTCGGTGTCGTCGGCTGGGGAGTCGGCGGTATCGAAGCGGAAGCAGGTATGCTTGGACAGCCGGTCTATTTCCTGACACCTGATGTTATCGGTATGCACCTGACCGGAAAACTGAAGGAGGGCTGCACGGCAACCGACCTCGTACTGACCATTACCGAGCGGCTTCGCAAGGAAAAAGTCGTCGGTAAATTCGTCGAATTTTTCGGTGAAGGCGCGGCATCGCTTTCGGCCACCGATCGCGCAACGATCGCCAATATGGCTCCTGAATATGGAGCGACCATCGGCTTTTTCCCTGTCGATGAAGCGACCATCAGTTACTTCCGCAATACCGGCCGTACCGACGAAGAAGTCTCCGCGCTGGAATCCTATTTCAGGGCACAGGAAATGTTCGGCATACCGAAAGCGGGCCAGATCGATTACACCCGTGTTGTCGAACTTGATCTGGGAAGTGTCACCGCTTCTGTCGCCGGTCCAAGACGGCCGCAAGACCGTATAGAACTCGGCAACCTGAAAAGCCGCTTCACGGAGCTTTTCAGTCTTCCTGTATCCGACGGAGGTTTCAACAAGAAACCGTCCGATCTACCCAATACCTATAAAACATCCGACAATGTCGAATTGCATAACGGTGACATTCTGATCGCCGCGATTACTTCCTGTACCAATACCAGTAACCCCGCTGTTTTGCTGGCTGCCGGTCTTTTGGCCAAGAAAGCGGTCGAGGCAGGTCTCGGCGTTTCACCGCATATCAAGACATCACTCGCTCCGGGATCGAGAATCGTAACAGGTTATCTGGAAAAAGCCGGTTTGCTGCCTTATCTGGAAAAACTCGGATTCAATGTTGCCGCTTATGGATGCACAACCTGTATCGGTAATGCGGGCGATCTGACTCCGGCAATGAATGAAGCCATCGTCAAAAACGATGTCGTTGCCGCAGCAGTCCTGTCCGGAAACCGGAATTTCGAAGCCCGTATCCATCCCAATATTCGCGCCAATTTCCTGGCTTCTCCGCCTCTGGTCGTCGCCTATGCAATTGCCGGAAACGTAATGCGCGATCTGACAACAGAGCCACTTGGCAAAGGCAGCAACGGCAAGGATATTTATCTCAAGGATATCTGGCCGACCTCCCACGAGGTGGCGGAACTGGTTTCGCTTGCGCTTGACGCCACTTCATTCCGCAAGAATTACGGTGACATCAAAACAGCACCCGGTGAACTGTGGCAGAAAATTTCCGGTTTCGCTACCGGTGATGTATACGATTGGCCACAGTCGACCTACATTGCGGAACCACCATTCTTCAATGATTTCGTCATGGAAGCGGGCCCGGCCTCGGCTCACATCAACGGAGCGCGAGCTCTGGCCATTTTCGGCGACTCGATCACGACGGACCATATCTCCCCGGCCGGATCCATTCAGGAAAAAAGTCCTGCCGGACAATGGCTGCTTGAACATGGTATCTCCAGGCAGGATTTCAACTCATTCGGTTCCCGTCGCGGGAACCACGAAGTCATGATGCGGGGTACTTTCGGTAATGTCCGTATCAAAAACCTGATGTTACCGATTGCGGCAGACGGCAGTCGCAGGGAAGGCGGTTTTACCCTCTATCAGCCCGGAGGTGAGGTAATGCCGATTTTCGATGCCGCCATGCGCTATCAGCAGGAGAAAATCCCGACCATCGTGATCGGCGGCGAAGAATACGGTACAGGTTCTTCCCGTGACTGGGCGGCCAAAGGAACCCAGTTGCTGGGAGTCAGGGCCGTCATCGCACGATCATTCGAGCGGATCCACCGATCCAATCTCGTCGGTATGGCTGTGTTGCCACTCCAGTTCACCGGTAACGACAGTGCCGCTACTCTGGAATTGCGCGGCGATGAGACATTCGACCTGTTGGGACTGGATGACATCCAGCCTTTGCAAAATGTGACACTGGTCATTCACCGGGCCGATGGCAGTACCCGGAATGTCCCGTTGCTGCTTCGTATCGACACACCGATTGAAGTGGACTATTTCCGCCATGGCGGTATTCTGCCCTATGTTTTAAGGCAATTGCTGGCGAACTGA